Proteins encoded together in one Chitinophaga sp. LS1 window:
- a CDS encoding group 1 truncated hemoglobin, with protein sequence MKSNAALLLLAGIFGTGLFLTSCKKDSDKTETTKTLYDSLGGSTMVNDPANSGTMIQQGRLGIRSVLDSTIFVIAADTAINGFFQTLLAEVTAGNTSGFEALSKKLTDFVCVGTGSTSYTYGGKSMTAAHDPAQNSRMNGKAANDDFDAFVADLVIGAKKNGLSDQLIGRVGALVETLRTQVVQK encoded by the coding sequence ATGAAAAGTAACGCAGCACTGTTATTATTAGCTGGTATCTTTGGCACAGGCCTGTTCCTCACCTCGTGCAAGAAAGATTCAGATAAAACGGAAACAACAAAAACATTGTATGACTCACTCGGAGGATCCACTATGGTGAATGATCCTGCCAATTCTGGTACTATGATTCAACAGGGTCGTCTTGGCATTCGTTCTGTATTAGACAGTACCATCTTCGTGATTGCAGCAGATACTGCTATCAATGGATTTTTCCAAACTCTGCTGGCAGAAGTTACCGCCGGCAATACCAGCGGTTTTGAAGCACTTAGCAAGAAACTCACTGACTTTGTATGTGTAGGTACAGGTTCTACCAGTTATACATATGGTGGTAAAAGTATGACAGCAGCACACGATCCGGCACAGAATTCCCGCATGAATGGGAAGGCTGCCAATGATGATTTCGATGCATTTGTTGCAGACCTCGTAATAGGTGCAAAGAAAAATGGCTTGTCTGATCAGTTGATCGGAAGGGTAGGTGCACTCGTAGAAACGCTGCGTACACAGGTCGTACAAAAATAA